A genomic region of Octopus sinensis linkage group LG2, ASM634580v1, whole genome shotgun sequence contains the following coding sequences:
- the LOC115228756 gene encoding protein TRC8 homolog, translating into MTWRDRLENLLDIALRIPPLFVMDAILNKQTSVGFWLLFNIKEPPDSWGFSTITFLFDFAGFLSSLFVFCLELNYIQLVYSYIFSGGIIILCQHINSSYTQMPLTYSVWFLKEELAFKSLKRFLFFVVVNFTLQRLFIHFRRKGRLWAYFEGNYLEFSIYISFLLVVFSKLVTDIYTPQILIYLHTFYTFSLLLFEIILERHNIFTFIQDSYQSVREDLGNFGIQIFLESHWIRLHFPQVFRLFWFSRFMYHLLFYVNMIALPDNASADEVFSKLISGKIPENTLELYTVISKSLLVRGCDTFIALFGLTCIVSLISHYIGIFVAYFVGCDVEEDRNADRNVGLLSAMLFLVLALQTGLTSLEVDARLVRLFRNFCLLSTAIFHFVHSMVHPILMSVSASRNSVPNRHIRPLLMCFILILFPCLLLKYLWSHHSTSTWLLAVSAFSIEIIVKVLVTVTVYILFMIDAYRNSFWEGLDDYVYYIQSAGNTVEFLFGIFLFCNGTWIMLFESGGTIRAIMMCIHAYFNIWLQAKKGWKMFMHRRTAVSKINSLPDASEGQLQELNDLCAICFEHLNSAKITPCNHYFHGVCLRKWLYIQDKCPMCHSLIYEIRQLD; encoded by the exons ATGACATGGAGGGACAGACTAGAAAATCTCCTTGACATCGCCTTGAGAATCCCTCCTCTTTTCGTGATGGATGCTATACTAAATAAGCAAACATCTGTAGGATTTTGGTTGCTTTTCAACATCAAAGAACCGCCAGATTCGTGGGGATTTAGTACTATCACGTTTCTCTTTGATTTTGCAG GTTTCCTGTCTTCTTTGTTTGTCTTCTGCCTTGAACTCAACTACATCCAGTTAGTATATTCTTACATCTTCTCTGGAGGAATAATTATTCTGTGCCAGCATATAAATTCCTCATATACACAGATGCCACTAACTTATAGTGTTTGGTTTTTAAAAGAAGAATTAGCCTTCAAAAGTTTAAAGCGTTTTCTATTCTTTGTAGTAGTTAATTTCACTTTACAAAGgctttttattcattttcgaAGAAAGGGCCGGTTGTGGGCATACTTTGAAGGAAATTACCTAGAATTTAgtatttacatttcttttcttttggtagTATTTAGCAAATTAGTTACAGACATTTACACACCTCAAATTTTAATATATCTACACACTTTTTACacattttctttgcttctttttgaaataattttagaaaGACATAACATTTTTACATTTATCCAAGATTCCTACCAATCTGTTCGTGAAGATTTGGGAAATTTTGGAATTCAAATTTTCCTTGAATCCCACTGGATTCGTCTTCACTTTCCACAAGTATTTCGTTTGTTCTGGTTCAGCCGTTTTATGTACCATTTACTGTTTTATGTCAACATGATAGCTCTACCAGACAATGCAAgtgcagatgaagttttttcaaaattaatttcggGGAAGATACCTGAAAACACTTTGGAACTTTATACGGTGATTAGTAAAAGTCTACTTGTCCGTGGCTGTGATACATTTATTGCCCTTTTTGGGCTTACCTGCATTGTTTCCCTCATCTCACATTATATAGGCATCTTTGTTGCATATTTTGTTGGTTGTGATGTTGAGGAAGATCGAAATGCTGACCGTAATGTTGGCTTATTATCTGCCATGCTGTTCTTAGTTTTAGCATTACAAACAGGTCTAACTAGTCTTGAGGTTGATGCACGTTTAGTAAGACTGTTccgtaatttttgtttattatcgactgctatttttcattttgtccacAGTATGGTACACCCTATTCTAATGTCAGTAAGTGCATCACGAAATTCCGTGCCCAATCGACACATACGACCATTATTGATGTGTTTTATTCTCATCCTTTTCCCCTGTCTTCTCCTGAAATATCTCTGGAGTCACCATTCTACAAGTACTTGGCTTTTGGCCGTGTCGGCATTTAGCATTGAGATCATTGTCAAAGTCCTCGTTACAGTAACTGTGTACATTTTGTTTATGATAGATGCTTACAGAAATAGCTTCTGGGAGGGATTAGATGATTATGTCTATTATATTCAATCTGCTGGCAATACTGTTGAGTTTTTGTTTGGAATCTTCTTATTTTGCAATGGCACATGGATTATGTTGTTTGAATCTGGTGGAACCATCCGTGCTATCATGATGTGTATACATGCTTACTTCAATATATGGCTGCAAGCGAAAAAAGGTTGGAAAATGTTTATGCACCGTCGGACAGCTGTGAGCAAAATCAATTCTCTTCCTGATGCATCTGAAGGACAGTTACAGGAACTCAACGACCTGTGTGCTATCTGTTTTGAACATCTGAATTCGGCAAAGATAACACCATGCAACCATTACTTCCATGGAGTATGTCTGCGTAAATGGCTTTATATCCAAGACAAATGTCCAATGTGCCACAGTTTGATATACGAAATCAGACAGCTAGACTAA